Proteins from a genomic interval of Paenibacillus sp. 37:
- the cas2 gene encoding CRISPR-associated endonuclease Cas2: MLILITYDVSTIDSEGRRRLSKVAKKCVDHGQRVQNSVFECILDAAQFRRLRFELEELIDKDTDSLRFYNLGDNYKSKVQHVGAKDSYDMGDPLIL; this comes from the coding sequence TTGCTTATTTTGATTACCTATGATGTGAGCACGATAGATAGTGAAGGCCGAAGAAGACTATCTAAAGTGGCGAAAAAGTGTGTGGATCACGGTCAGCGAGTGCAAAACTCGGTGTTTGAATGTATACTGGATGCTGCCCAATTTAGACGATTAAGATTCGAACTAGAAGAATTGATTGATAAGGATACAGATAGTCTTCGATTTTATAACTTAGGTGATAATTACAAAAGTAAAGTCCAACATGTAGGAGCGAAAGATTCCTATGATATGGGGGATCCATTAATACTGTAG
- the cas1c gene encoding type I-C CRISPR-associated endonuclease Cas1c: MKKLLNTLFVTLPDTYLGLDGENIVVKQEEEILARYPLHNLEAVCTFGYAGVSPALMGACASRNVSLTFMTRTGRFLARVIGEDRGNVVLRKEQYRISDNEERSARVARNMITGKLYNTKWILERATRDYALRINTERIKKVTESLGETMKLLREVEQLDILRGLEGSAAVQYNSVFDDLILQQKESFYFYGRSRRPPLDKVNALLSFAYTLLANDMKSALESVGLDAYVGFLHRDRPGRASLALDMMEELRGVYADRFVLSLINKKVVNDKGFYVKENLAVIMDDETRKKVLKVWQERKQEKIMHPYLNEKIPWGLVPYTQALLLARYIRGDLDEYPPFLWK, from the coding sequence ATGAAAAAGCTGCTGAACACCTTATTTGTGACATTACCCGATACATACCTTGGACTGGATGGGGAAAACATTGTGGTGAAGCAGGAGGAAGAAATTCTTGCTCGCTATCCGCTGCATAATTTGGAGGCCGTTTGTACCTTTGGCTATGCTGGAGTAAGTCCAGCATTGATGGGGGCTTGTGCTTCACGAAATGTAAGTTTGACGTTTATGACACGAACGGGGCGATTTCTCGCACGTGTCATTGGTGAGGATCGAGGAAATGTGGTCCTTCGTAAAGAACAGTACCGCATATCGGACAATGAGGAGCGCAGTGCGCGGGTTGCTCGTAATATGATTACAGGAAAGTTGTATAACACCAAGTGGATTTTGGAACGTGCGACACGAGATTATGCGCTACGCATTAACACAGAACGAATCAAGAAGGTCACGGAGTCGCTAGGAGAAACGATGAAGCTGTTGCGCGAGGTGGAGCAATTGGATATATTGCGCGGATTGGAAGGATCCGCTGCCGTACAATATAACTCTGTGTTCGATGATCTGATTCTACAGCAAAAAGAATCGTTTTATTTTTATGGACGTAGCCGACGTCCTCCGCTGGATAAAGTGAATGCACTATTATCCTTTGCTTATACCTTGCTCGCTAATGATATGAAGTCTGCGCTTGAATCTGTCGGACTTGATGCTTACGTTGGTTTTTTGCATCGAGATCGTCCTGGCAGAGCTTCACTTGCACTGGATATGATGGAGGAACTTCGAGGAGTGTACGCAGACCGATTTGTACTTTCTCTCATTAATAAAAAGGTAGTTAACGATAAAGGTTTTTATGTGAAAGAAAATCTCGCAGTGATTATGGATGATGAGACGAGAAAGAAAGTGTTAAAAGTATGGCAGGAACGCAAACAGGAAAAGATTATGCATCCGTATTTGAATGAGAAAATACCTTGGGGTCTTGTACCATACACTCAAGCGTTACTACTGGCAAGATATATACGTGGGGATCTGGATGAGTATCCCCCGTTTCTGTGGAAGTAG
- a CDS encoding ATP-dependent helicase produces the protein MISGDHQKVIEHIHGPILVNAGPQTGIQTTSIKRLEHILKNVKGNYKILILTYNRLLAKQFKERILKEFQSDDKDILERFFVGTIHQFARDIVETRGDILGLKTKEIVLIDSSESENILKEILVTRSNTNSPSQNLSQTNSVNVVREILYYISRQKRELKLPLPYDEHIDDDTRFYDSIYYEYDLYLKARSLMDFDDLILLAYRIINEKPSINQIYQRIFKFAYIFEAQDLTYASYQFLQTLYPKHNSNIMLVGDKNQAIYSFTGASTSFMEQFETYYDPTVVILKNNFRSSSEIASLADKLISKSSFSSSSLKNGSVIIKELENEEKEAIWIADNISKLVRQEPSEINEKIHWDKIAVIARNRSSLRRIEKQFSEDNIPFINKTFGILESESTIMQVFESGFRLLINHNDRYYLDLFQSLIGVENKNTINYNSTENGIALLKHFDSLVGKEWKKNYKALLDAWSYLWGPDMNFSDAILVLEKYFMSEKPVASVEETNVFMSDLKMWRDNWNTYIRDTNEYSLISFKNKFTSLSRTTGSGGVRLLTAHSSQGLEFDVVHVLGINEGVFPMNELTVEEDRRVLYVAISRAKKLLYLSYIKSSSLKMGARYRQPSRFLKEMKLL, from the coding sequence ATGATCTCTGGGGATCATCAAAAGGTAATAGAACATATTCATGGTCCCATATTAGTTAATGCAGGACCTCAAACCGGAATACAAACAACCTCAATAAAGAGGCTCGAACATATACTTAAGAATGTTAAAGGAAATTACAAAATTCTTATTTTAACTTACAATCGTTTATTGGCTAAACAGTTCAAAGAGAGAATATTAAAAGAATTTCAAAGTGATGATAAAGATATTTTAGAAAGATTTTTTGTCGGAACTATACATCAATTTGCAAGAGATATTGTTGAAACTCGCGGGGATATTTTAGGTCTTAAAACTAAAGAAATCGTTTTGATAGATAGTTCAGAATCAGAGAATATTCTTAAAGAAATACTCGTCACCCGTTCAAATACAAATTCACCTTCTCAAAATTTAAGTCAAACAAATAGCGTAAATGTGGTAAGAGAGATCTTATATTATATCAGTCGTCAAAAAAGAGAGCTGAAACTTCCTCTCCCCTATGATGAACACATTGATGATGATACAAGATTTTACGACTCTATTTATTATGAATATGATCTGTATTTAAAGGCTCGGTCGTTAATGGACTTTGATGATCTCATTTTACTTGCATATAGAATCATTAATGAAAAGCCTTCTATAAATCAGATTTACCAAAGAATTTTTAAATTTGCTTATATATTTGAAGCACAGGACTTAACTTATGCATCTTACCAATTTTTGCAAACATTATATCCTAAACATAACAGTAATATTATGCTCGTTGGTGATAAAAACCAAGCCATATATTCTTTTACAGGTGCTAGTACCTCTTTTATGGAACAATTCGAAACCTATTATGACCCGACTGTTGTTATACTAAAAAATAATTTCCGTTCCTCATCCGAGATTGCATCTCTTGCAGATAAGTTAATTTCAAAATCAAGTTTTTCATCCAGCTCTTTAAAAAATGGCTCGGTGATTATTAAAGAACTAGAAAATGAGGAGAAAGAAGCAATATGGATTGCAGATAATATTTCAAAATTGGTGAGACAAGAACCTTCTGAAATAAATGAGAAGATACATTGGGACAAAATTGCTGTAATTGCAAGAAACCGTTCATCTCTTCGAAGAATCGAAAAGCAATTCTCAGAAGATAATATACCCTTTATCAACAAAACATTTGGTATATTAGAGAGCGAATCAACTATTATGCAAGTATTTGAATCTGGTTTTAGACTCTTGATTAATCACAATGATAGGTATTATCTTGACCTCTTTCAAAGTTTAATTGGGGTGGAAAATAAAAATACGATCAATTACAACAGCACTGAAAACGGAATTGCTTTACTTAAACATTTCGATTCATTAGTCGGCAAGGAATGGAAAAAGAACTATAAAGCATTATTAGATGCATGGTCATATTTATGGGGACCTGATATGAATTTTTCAGATGCAATACTCGTTTTAGAAAAGTACTTCATGTCTGAAAAACCTGTTGCAAGTGTAGAGGAAACAAACGTGTTTATGAGTGATCTAAAAATGTGGCGAGATAATTGGAATACGTATATTCGGGATACCAATGAATACAGTTTGATTTCGTTTAAGAACAAATTCACCTCCTTATCAAGAACAACCGGTTCCGGTGGTGTTAGATTACTGACTGCGCATTCTTCACAAGGTTTAGAGTTTGATGTCGTGCATGTACTCGGAATAAATGAAGGAGTCTTCCCGATGAACGAACTTACAGTAGAAGAAGACAGACGCGTATTATATGTAGCCATAAGTCGTGCTAAAAAACTTTTGTATCTATCTTATATCAAGTCAAGTTCATTAAAAATGGGTGCTAGGTATAGACAACCTTCCCGATTCCTTAAAGAGATGAAATTATTATAG
- the cas4 gene encoding CRISPR-associated protein Cas4 gives MKDYNEEDYLLLSGIQHFNFCRRQWALIHIEQQWEDNVRTIEGDHLHRKADQPALREKRGDKLVVRALPVQSRELGITGICDVVEFIRDPSGVPLAGEEGLYLPYPVEYKRGKPKRNDSDHSQLVAQVICLEEMLVCDIPKAYFYYDEIKHRVEFIITAADRERVKASIQEMRHYFERNHTPKAKAGPHCLSCSLNNICVPDILNKRSVSSYIESRLNE, from the coding sequence AAGGACTATAACGAAGAGGACTATCTGCTGCTTTCGGGTATTCAGCATTTTAACTTTTGCAGAAGGCAGTGGGCATTAATTCATATCGAACAGCAGTGGGAAGACAACGTGCGCACCATTGAGGGTGATCATCTGCATCGAAAAGCAGATCAACCAGCGCTTCGTGAGAAACGAGGCGATAAACTGGTGGTTCGTGCGCTTCCGGTGCAATCAAGGGAACTTGGGATCACAGGCATCTGTGATGTGGTTGAATTCATTCGTGATCCATCTGGAGTTCCACTTGCAGGAGAGGAAGGGTTATACCTTCCTTATCCTGTTGAATACAAACGTGGGAAGCCCAAACGAAATGATTCGGATCACTCCCAATTGGTAGCACAAGTCATATGTCTCGAAGAAATGCTCGTATGTGATATTCCCAAGGCCTATTTTTATTATGACGAGATCAAACATAGGGTTGAATTCATCATTACTGCGGCAGATCGGGAACGAGTGAAGGCAAGTATTCAAGAGATGAGACATTATTTTGAACGGAACCATACACCCAAAGCCAAAGCAGGACCACACTGCCTAAGTTGTTCTTTGAACAATATATGTGTGCCTGATATCTTGAACAAACGCTCTGTTTCAAGTTACATCGAAAGCAGGTTGAATGAATGA